One genomic region from Marinobacter szutsaonensis encodes:
- a CDS encoding heparin lyase I family protein, which yields MNKINVFVASALTIWMSNSAVSAPIFKDSFETGDLQSTNSTGFFWQGSGGRTAVVTEAAKDGNYSLLFNYPAGEPWTEQRFSLGSSYPDLWVSFWIRVPQNFYHPATSPSNNKFFAIWMDDYSSKGDGPTAFWNIFSNGSGGSQIAYSYSEGSYQVGGPQSQFKEFIRVPDDRGRWMKVVIHVKASSTPGESDGVIELWRRWENESEFTKYHEDTNANLPIPSGGPDGWSVGYLMGWANAEYESETKWFLDEFVVSDSSLINGDVGSGSSVAPNPPELDVQ from the coding sequence ATGAATAAGATCAATGTTTTTGTCGCTTCTGCATTAACAATCTGGATGAGCAATTCAGCGGTTTCAGCCCCAATTTTTAAGGATTCGTTTGAAACCGGCGACTTGCAATCGACAAATAGCACCGGCTTTTTCTGGCAAGGAAGTGGCGGTCGCACAGCGGTCGTCACTGAAGCCGCTAAAGATGGAAACTACAGTCTTCTATTCAATTATCCAGCGGGCGAGCCATGGACAGAACAAAGGTTTTCTCTAGGCAGCAGTTACCCTGATCTTTGGGTCAGTTTCTGGATTCGAGTACCTCAGAACTTCTATCACCCAGCAACTTCACCATCAAACAACAAATTTTTCGCTATATGGATGGATGACTATTCTTCGAAAGGTGATGGTCCCACGGCATTCTGGAATATCTTTTCGAACGGTTCTGGCGGCAGTCAAATAGCTTATAGTTACAGCGAAGGGTCTTACCAAGTGGGGGGCCCCCAGTCGCAATTTAAAGAGTTCATTCGTGTTCCTGACGACCGAGGAAGGTGGATGAAGGTAGTAATACATGTAAAAGCCTCATCTACCCCCGGTGAGTCCGATGGTGTCATTGAATTATGGCGGAGATGGGAAAACGAAAGTGAGTTTACGAAATATCACGAAGACACGAATGCAAACTTGCCAATCCCTAGTGGGGGCCCAGACGGATGGAGCGTTGGTTATCTGATGGGATGGGCTAACGCAGAATATGAAAGCGAAACCAAATGGTTTCTCGACGAATTCGTAGTCTCTGATTCTTCTCTTATTAATGGTGATGTAGGCTCAGGATCAAGCGTAGCTCCGAATCCTCCGGAATTGGATGTTCAGTGA